The following are from one region of the Lodderomyces elongisporus chromosome 7, complete sequence genome:
- a CDS encoding uncharacterized protein (BUSCO:EOG092603SM), whose translation MTTAAAAGPCVNYTAVAATTMSSGGSARDQGKNSDNIQGKNEGALEKNQLKLNKISKDELAQRDVFGRTILHIAILYNETDNLQKLVKNPNFKNILQSLDYENGWNCMHYIIHYKRVQCFTILVKYLQGVTLQNLFLPNGPFIELLKCKDRSGLTPIQLMDIKSFDPLYIGADNEFYFKKDMNRIDKFGKTINGEHNFGNENENEEEDVDEDEDENVQHVSKKFNETKSTKRHHLYVFGSNLNNQLGSGDTKDRIIPSKINNHESFSDVYDNIGANNLQSFLQTPCFQDINITKHHSMVLTTKGEIFTAGHGSRGRLGQGNEKNCSTFKKLDIFNDIHGSYKRVVSIATSNNHSLALTSSNEVFTWGLNSFNQLGVNSSKKVKSYLDDFISSPVLVGGELRKSGEKILGIAVSKIHSVAWSKNQLFSWGLNVGQMGISCAHGDIEIKLNNESWKGEVQSTPKVTFLRDEIKLVSTSELCTCVVTVMNDIHVYYNYQHYKLPKIKVIKDHHFDIFKPRKLTMAAVVTKVVTRGPDTTMLLLSGGSVLSFSISNNNNSNNNNSNSNNNGNSNNSFIGTANTSDIKNTKYSTVWKPHSNDMIATDIDVANDGSLVLCTKSGAVYLKPSTASSTTTAGAVLGGVGSGSLGHRRGSLSAVSLPINFVSKNNKFKKIEGLNRIIKVHCDSKFASFAFVREDIMTVPLELAMNDFYDDLKSLSPASEFIPHRKQQQLTEHLCDTYITSFMNSGKDHQRVQLQSQSLKGFAASSYALCLEDDENSYLEKGYDSFIMVKDTKIPFHKDILKYMSRAFKEMLDEANDLIIGDTFSAQWDYDKSAFLITSKETSPQSVLCFVHSLYDPLFKSERSSVSNVLFDEYMEMCKVFGIKPHNDLSGMLFEKQEQEQEQEQEESEDEDEDEVKDNEKDKVFSSNDGGDVEFTLQDGSMRAHSFLLAARSAFFETILSNRWKNSMQVDTLPKLDFSGVSKKQMKILLSHLYGVPNCDLLNMLGFDSDSHLNSTLSLSLSSKSYKDNHGIKANKMNEVDIINELLELMEIADELLLYQLQEMLESALCEMIYLDNVLELAVYADMLKAWKLFMNCCWYIYNNLEVLIFDPSMLDVPSEVLSKIESQCKVFDTMAVKQFTNKDEQLQIGKETSQNRENKVNEEKTLASSLQSQSVIPGTRLFVENLLQFNEIFMSDRKGYSSFEPLVDARLEVKKVKEPTKRRKSRKSSSASSASSLAVIKEFRDNYTWKEIGNNKASDPRSAMLASTSASSRRSISDSPFNREKLSPPVELADRNGKSSAVKGGVATATAAATSTSTTTTTTTISDPTLFLNSTGSSTSSLPSVSNVVKTKSTITATPIFNETIWKPQEPTGAPSPLLIKPLVSTSDIKPENSKQYKHRIGPHIKLSQKERKKLVAASAAKERISDKLKPEAISGSSVAPWANTSANTSNDQINTTFPVLGVANGSSSGGCGGCGGSNGSNGSNGSSTKNKKLPIAMSTKRATSPNGSKSPNDPYSGNMLYNLSNPSFSSVYSTPSLAEVKAFKARDDVFERMNDTKTTTKTLSEIKQEQEFEKWWQEESKRVQREMGIVDDTTLDNKGKNGSSKSRNKQAAESEPNSGSSLKSKSKSQSKSKLQSKSQSNSRKEPGSEIELEHTFVSQPRSQSRSNGSFSKQNGEKKLPVS comes from the exons ATGA caacagcagcagcagcaggcCCATGTGTTAATTATACAGCTgtagcagcaacaacaatgtcaTCTGGTGGTTCTGCCAGAGACCAGGGCAAGAATCTGGACAATATTCAGGGCAAGAATGAGGGAGCTTTAGAAAAGAATCAACTTaaactaaacaaaatttcaaaagatgAATTAGCCCAAAGAGATGTCTTTGGCAGAACCATCTTGCACATCGCCATTTTATATAATGAAACAGACAACTTGCaaaaacttgtcaaaaatcCAAACTTTAAGAATATTTTACAGTCACTAGATTATGAGAACGGATGGAATTGTATGCACTATATCATACACTACAAAAGAGTCCAATGCTTTACAATCTTGGTAAAGTACCTACAAGGTGTCACCTTacaaaatttatttttgcccAATGGACCATTTATTGAATTGCTAAAATGCAAGGATAGAAGTGGATTGACTCCGATACAATTGATGGATATAAAATCATTTGATCCATTATATATCGGAGCAGATAATGagttttatttcaaaaaggACATGAATCgcattgacaaatttgGTAAGACGATTAATGGCGAACATAAttttggaaatgaaaatgaaaatgaggaagaggatgtagatgaagatgaagatgaaaatgtACAGCATGTAAGCAAAAAGTTCaacgaaacaaaatcaaccaAGAGGCATCACTTATACGTCTTTGGTAGTAACTTGAACAATCAACTTGGATCAGGAGATACAAAGGATAGAATCATTCCatcaaaaatcaacaatcaTGAATCTTTTAGTGATGTTTACGATAACATTGGCGCCAATAATTTGCAATCATTTTTGCAAACACCTTGTTTCCAAGATATCAACATTACAAAACACCACTCGATGGTCTTAACAACAAAGGGTGAAATTTTCACAGCGGGTCACGGATCCCGTGGTAGATTAGGACAAGGCAATGAAAAAAACTGCTCAacatttaaaaaattggatATTTTCAACGATATACATGGCTCTTACAAAAGAGTCGTCCTGATTGCAACTTCCAATAACCATTCGTTAGCTTTGACATCAAGCAATGAGGTGTTTACGTGGGGGTTAAACAGTTTTAACCAATTAGGAGTTAACTCCTCCAAGAAAGTGAAAAGTTACCTCGATGACTTTATATCATCACCCGTACTTGTAGGTGGCGAACTCCGTAAGCTGGGTGAAAAAATCTTGGGTATTGCAGTATCCAAAATACATTCAGTAGCATGGTCGAAGAACCAGTTATTTTCATGGGGTTTGAATGTGGGCCAAATGGGGATCTCTTGTGCACATGGGGATATTGAAATAAAGCTTAATAACGAGTCTTGGAAGGGTGAGGTCCAATCAACACCAAAAGTCACTTTTCTTCGCGATGAGATCAAGTTGGTGAGCACATCAGAATTGTGCACTTGCGTAGTAACTGTGATGAATGATATACACGTGTATTACAATTACCAACATTATAAGCTTCCAAAAATCAAAGTTATCAAGGACCATCACTTTGACATTTTCAAACCTCGTAAGCTAACAATGGCAGCTGTGGTTACCAAAGTCGTAACTCGTGGTCCAGACACAACAATGCTTTTGCTCAGTGGTGGTTCAGTTTTaagtttttcaataagcaacaataacaacagtaacaacaacaacagtaacagCAATAACAATGGCAATAGCAATAACAGTTTTATTGGTACTGCTAATACCCTGGATATCAAAAACACAAAGTACTCAACTGTTTGGAAACCTCATTCGAACGATATGATAGCTACTGATATCGACGTTGCCAACGATGGATCTTTAGTATTGTGTACAAAATCTGGTGCAGTCTATTTGAAACCATCAACTGCATCGTCTACAACTACAGCAGGTGCTGTTCTTGGTGGTGTAGGCAGTGGTAGTCTTGGACATCGCAGAGGCTCACTTAGTGCTGTGAGCTTACCAATAAATTTTGTGAGCAAAAATAACAAGTTCAAAAAGATTGAAGGTTTAAACAGAATTATCAAAGTGCACTGTGACCTGAAGTTTGCTTCGTTTGCGTTTGTACGCGAAGATATTATGACCGTGCCATTGGAACTTGCCATgaatgatttctatgatgaTTTGAAACTGCTTTCGCCTGCTAGTGAATTCATTCCACATAGAAAGCAGCAACAGTTGACGGAACATTTATGCGACACGTATATTACTTCTTTCATGAACTCTGGTAAAGATCACCAACgggttcaattacaatcACAATCTTTAAAAGGATTTGCGGCATCTTCATATGCGTTATGCttagaagatgatgaaaacCTGTATCTCGAAAAGGGATATGATTCATTTATTATGGTAAAGGACACCAAAATTCCATTTCACAAGGATATTTTGAAATACATGTCACGAGCATTTAAGGAAATGCTAGATGAAGCTAATGACTTAATAATTGGTGATACCTTTAGTGCACAATGGGACTATGATAAATCTGCATTTTTAATCACCTCCAAAGAGACGCTGCCACAATCCGTTCTATGTTTTGTGCATTCTCTTTATGATCCATTATTCAAACTGGAAAGAAGCAGTGTTTCAAATGTTTTATTTGATGAATATATGGAAATGTGCAAAGTTTTTGGAATTAAACCTCACAACGACCTTTCAGGAATGTTATTTGAGaaacaagagcaagagcaagagcaagagcaagaggaaagtgaagatgaagatgaggatgaAGTTAAAGACAATGAAAAGGACAAGGTTTTTTCATCcaatgatggtggtgaCGTTGAGTTCACTTTGCAGGATGGAAGTATGCGGGCTCACTCTTTTCTATTAGCAGCACGCTCGGcattttttgaaacaatATTGTCAAATCGATGGAAAAACTCTATGCAAGTAGATACTTTACCAAAACTCGATTTCAGCGGTGTCTCTAAAAAGCAAATGAAAATCTTATTGCTGCATTTATATGGTGTTCCAAACTGTGATCTTTTGAATATGCTTGGATTTGATAGTGATCTGCATCTAAATCTGAccttgtccttgtccttGAGCTCCAAGAGTTACAAAGACAATCATGGCataaaagcaaacaaaatgAACGAAGTTGATATAATTAACGAATTGTTGGAGTTGATGGAAATTGCAGACGAATTGCTCTTGTATCAGCTCCAGGAAATGCTTGAACTGGCTCTTTGCGAAATGATTTATTTGGACAATGTCTTGGAGTTGGCTGTTTATGCAGATATGTTGAAAGCTTGGAAGTTGTTTATGAACTGTTGTTGgtatatatacaataaCTTGGAAGTACTTATATTTGATCCTTCTATGTTGGATGTTCCTAGTGAAGTGCTTTCTAAAATAGAAAGTCAATGCAAGGTATTTGACACAATGGCAGTAAAGCAATTCACCAATAAGGATGAACAGTTACAAATTGGCAAAGAAACAAGTCAGAATAGGGAAAACAAAGTTAATGAGGAGAAAACTTTGGCATCAAGCTTACAATCTCAGTCTGTTATCCCAGGTACTCGCttgtttgttgaaaatCTATTACAATTTAACGAAATATTCATGAGCGACCGCAAAGggtattcttcttttgagcCATTGGTTGATGCTAGACTTGAAGTGAAGAAGGTAAAAGAACCTACCAAAAGACGCAAGTCAAGGAAAAGCTCTTCAGCCTCATCAGCATCACTGCTTGCTGTAATAAAAGAGTTTAGAGATAACTATACTTGGAaggaaattggaaataaCAAAGCTTCGGATCCTCGACTGGCAATGTTGGCGAGTACATCGGCTAGTCTGCGCCGCCTGATCTCAGATCTGCCTTTTAATAGAGAAAAACTTTCCCCACCAGTTGAATTGGCTGatagaaatggaaaatcaCTGGCAGTGAAGGGTGGAgttgcaactgcaactgcagcagcaacatcaacatcaacaacaacaaccacaacaacgaTATCAGACCCAAcattatttttaaattcaACTGGGTCCTCAACTTCATCTTTGCCTTCAGTTTCTAACGTTGTAAAGACTAAATCTACAATTACGGCGACTCCAATCTTTAATGAAACCATCTGGAAACCTCAAGAACCAACCGGTGCGCCATCGCCACTTCTTATCAAACCTTTAGTTTCAACCCTGGATATCAAACCTGAAAATTCCAAACAGTATAAACATCGCATTGGTCCTCATATCAAGCTTTCACAAAAAGAGCGAAAAAAGTTAGTTGCTGCGTCAGCTGCAAAGGAACGAATTCTGGATAAATTGAAGCCAGAGGCTATTAGTGGCAGTAGTGTTGCACCATGGGCAAATACTAGTGCAAATACCAGCAATGATCAGATCAATACGACATTTCCTGTTTTGGGAGTAGCGaatggtagtagtagtggtggttgtggtggttgtggtggtagtaatgGTAGTAATGGTAGTAATGGTAGTAGTACTAAGAATAAGAAGTTGCCTATTGCTATGTCAACCAAACGAGCAACATCTCCCAATGGGTCAAAATCACCAAATGATCCTTATTCGGGAAACATGCTTTATAATTTGTCAAATCCATCTTTCTCGAGTGTTTATTCTACACCCTCATTAGCTGAGGTAAAGGCGTTTAAAGCGCGTGATGACGTTTTTGAAAGGATGAATGATACCAAGACTACGACCAAGACACTTTCTGAGATtaagcaagagcaagagtTTGAAAAGTGGTGGCAAGAAGAGTCTAAACGAGTGCAAAGAGAAATGGGTATTGTGGATGATACAACATTGGATAATAAGGGAAAAAATGGGTCGTCAAAGTCACGTAATAAGCAAGCTGCAGAGTCAGAGCCCAATTCTGGGTCTAgtttaaaatcaaaatcgaAATCTCAATCGAAATCAAAATTGCAACTGAAACTGCAACTGAATTCACGAAAAGAACCAGGCCTGGAAATAGAATTAGAAcatacttttgtttctcagCCCAGATCACAATCCCGATCTAATGgctctttttcaaaacaaaatggggaaaaaaaattacccGTGAGCTAA
- the PDI1 gene encoding protein disulfide-isomerase precursor, whose translation MQFWKYSTKVLATLLAVVSVSQAGGPADGDAVADPNSAVVKLTSDNFASFLEENPLVLTEFFAPWCGYCKMLGPEFSKAADSLNESHPKIKLAQVDCTQDEELCMEFGIRGYPTLKIIRDGDSKQAEDYQGPREASGIAEHMIKQSLPAVQIPETWEDLEKLIEEQTKPFVLQVNSATDDIFQKVANVKRKDFSFINVGKDFIKQLGTKLNKDLKKASYLVVHPKQLADAIGFDGKKADVESLTKWIDVETLPYFGEMDRDTYMSYMTSPLPLAYYFYKTAEQREAVADDLAKLGKQYRGKINIVGLDANLYGRHAEAINMDPEVVPLFAIQLIEDNKKYGINQKEYPEGPSVKVIEKFVKDYFDGKLKPIVKSEELPTAEEIAANPVVKLVGHNYNDILNNSEKDIFVKYYAPWCGHCKKLAPTWEELAEIFGSNKGETGVIIADIDHTANDVDVPFEIQGYPTLLLFPANGEIDEKTGLRKPVVFEGQRELDSLIDFVKENGALKVDGTELQAKLKEAREAAEEAAGDAKDEVEEAAEKVEHDEL comes from the coding sequence ATGCAATTCTGGAAATACTCTACAAAGGTGCTCGCCACTCTTTTGGCTGTTGTCTCAGTCTCACAAGCAGGTGGCCCAGCTGATGGTGATGCAGTTGCCGACCCAAACAGTGCCGTTGTGAAATTGACTTCGGATAATTTCGCTTCTTTCCTCGAGGAGAACCCCTTGGTGTTGACTGAGTTTTTCGCTCCATGGTGTGGATACTGTAAGATGTTGGGACCTGAATTCTCCAAGGCTGCCGACTCACTTAACGAATCACACCCAAAGATCAAATTGGCCCAAGTTGACTGTACCCAGGATGAGGAATTGTGTATGGAGTTTGGAATTAGAGGATACCCAACATTGAAGATCATCAGAGATGGTGACTCTAAGCAAGCTGAAGACTACCAAGGTCCAAGAGAAGCTAGTGGTATTGCTGAACATATGATCAAACAATCCTTGCCTGCTGTTCAAATCCCAGAAACATGGGAAGATTTGGAGAAATTGATTGAAGAGCAAACCAAGCCATTTGTCTTGCAAGTTAACTCAGCCACAGATgacattttccaaaaagtGGCCAATGTCAAGAGAAAAGATTTCTCATTTATCAACGTTGGCAAGGACTTTATTAAGCAATTGGGtacaaaattgaacaagGATTTGAAGAAAGCATCATACTTGGTTGTCCATCCAAAGCAACTTGCTGATGCTATTGGCTTTGACGGTAAAAAGGCTGATGTCGAGAGCTTGACCAAATGGATCGATGTTGAGACATTACCATACTTTGGTGAGATGGACAGAGACACATATATGTCATACATGACCTCACCATTGCCACTTGCGTACTACTTTTACAAGACCGCAGAGCAAAGAGAAGCTGTTGCCGATGATTTGGCCAAATTAGGAAAGCAATACAGAGGTAAGATCAACATTGTTGGTTTAGACGCCAACTTGTATGGAAGACACGCCGAGGCAATCAATATGGACCCAGAAGTTGTTCCATTATTTGCCATTCAACTCATTGAAGACAATAAGAAGTATGGTATTAACCAAAAAGAGTACCCTGAAGGTCCATCTGTTAAAGTCATTGAGAAGTTCGTCAAGGACTACTTTGATGGCAAATTGAAGCCAATTGTCAAATCTGAGGAGTTACCTACTGCAGAGGAAATTGCTGCTAACCCAGTGGTGAAGTTGGTTGGACACAACTACAATGATATCTTGAACAATAGTGAAAAGGATATCTTTGTCAAGTATTATGCTCCATGGTGTGGGCACTGTAAGAAGTTGGCACCTACTTGGGAAGAGTTGGCTGAAATTTTTGGTTCTAATAAGGGCGAGACAGGTGTTATTATTGCTGATATTGACCACACTGcaaatgatgttgatgtgcCATTTGAGATTCAAGGATACCCAACCTTATTGTTGTTCCCAGCTAATGGTGAGATTGACGAAAAGACCGGATTGAGAAAGCCAGTTGTGTTTGAAGGCCAAAGAGAATTGGATTCGTTGATTGATTTCGTTAAAGAGAATGGTGCATTAAAGGTTGACGGTACTGAATTACAAGCTAAATTGAAAGAAGCTAGGGAAGCTGCTGAAGAAGCTGCTGGAGATGCCAAggatgaagttgaagaagcTGCTGAGAAAGTTGAGCACGATGAATTGTAA
- a CDS encoding uncharacterized protein (BUSCO:EOG0926312D), whose protein sequence is MVSEDFQTHVIVKALRSLGYSQIANNLLQEYTAKIQKQQAQEIPTLLNWFHHALRTHNYQTIDQYLLKCLEETQDESNFKATNDFIKLTNYQGTKNKSVISLVLYMIRRFNFYQNRNKVDELKYISNQLLPLIESIDTKEEYGEESIYDLFDHSILQNLTFEQESKLLLNKNIDMDEYFFNIAPLEDDIHRAQDVIFQKLFILSPIIFNSITNVPALSQLIDYAVKYKQSQVPLYLPPRSKQERKGRRRNNSNSNNNSNNSTNNIITTTTTTSSTESDPFQFHNFNVTKLLHTLTHHLDEVWFLKFSPSGKFLVTGSLDGRMMLYDVHDKFRLIKALEPTNAADETAFSTLSAKPSSGKTKAVIYCCWDPNEQYIVSCCLDTVVRVWQIGDIHKKRITRSEAQSLSSEIKLVTCFTLGQDIKTWSCEFLPHIKEVTLSDSAAAAADAAASSSTTTIKTPQFIIGSPDKVLKIFDCHGREIFDFYSNIDEDNEPFNFRNHHDWTSTFPHDEDIELDPSKGSTLSGRTRGLGDAPPSGDDDVSMKSIDETTSAATGGAAGAGTGATSSSTSRANLTNGDNAIANENPFYRINDLAVTPDGRILITANNDQQLHFFSIPDQFNEESTTRKLAEINLKGRLTSCSVSQNGKYVLVSSAPDELQIWDISPLYNYKPPILYRKYIGHSQSSYIVRSSFGYLNEETGEEELVLSGSDDGFVYFWKLHTGQLITRIKAHVDLCNAVDWNLRGVYTKNIDYGKLWGSVGDDKLVKIWGCDEKAKTKGNI, encoded by the coding sequence ATGGTTTCAGAAGATTTTCAAACACACGTCATTGTTAAAGCTTTGCGAAGTTTAGGCTACTCCCAAATAGCAAACAACCTCCTTCAAGAGTATACGgcaaaaattcaaaaacaacaagcacAAGAAATCCCAACACTACTCAATTGGTTCCATCACGCTTTACGTACACACAACTACCAAACAATCGATCAATATTTACTAAAATGTCTTGAAGAAACCCAAGATGAAAGTAACTTTAAAGCCACCAACGACTTTATCAAGTTGACAAACTATCAAggaaccaaaaacaaactgGTTATATCCCTAGTATTGTATATGATTAGAAGATTCAATTTCTAccaaaatagaaacaaagtcgatgaattgaaatatatatCAAACCAATTACTACCGTTGATTGAATCAATTGACACAAAAGAGGAATATGGCGAAGAAAGCATTTACGACTTGTTTGACCACTCTATACTCCAAAACTTGACATTTGAACAAGAGTCCAAATTGCtattaaacaaaaacattgaCATGGACGAatactttttcaatattgcACCTTTGGAAGACGATATACACCGAGCTCAGGAtgttatttttcaaaaactatTCATATTATCTCCAATCATCTTCAACTCTATAACAAACGTACCTGCACTCTCGCAATTAATTGACTATGCAgtcaaatacaaacaatCACAAGTACCACTATACCTCCCACCAAGAAGCAAACAAGAACgcaaaggaagaagaagaaataatagtaatagtaataataatagtaacaaCAGCACAAACAatataataacaacaacaacaacaacctcatcCACCGAGTCAGATCCATTCCAGTTCCACAACTTCAATGTAACAAAACTTCTCCATACCCTAACCCACCATTTGGATGAAGTTTGGTTTTTGAAATTCTCGCCACTGGGCAAATTTCTAGTCACAGGCTCATTGGATGGCAGAATGATGCTATACGATGTCCATGACAAGTTTAGATTAATCAAGGCTTTGGAACCAACTAATGCAGCAGATGAAACAGCATTTAGCACACTTTCAGCAAAACCATCTAGCGGGAAAACCAAAGCAGTCATCTACTGTTGCTGGGACCCCAATGAACAATACATTGTCAGCTGCTGTCTCGATACCGTGGTTAGAGTATGGCAAATTGGTGATAtccacaaaaaaagaattactAGAAGTGAAGCGCAATCTCTTCTGCTGGAAATAAAACTTGTGACTTGCTTCACATTGGGACAGGATATAAAGACTTGGTCATGTGAGTTTCTTCCTCACATCAAAGAAGTAACACTTTCAGattctgctgctgctgctgctgatgctgctgcttcttcCTCTACTACCACAATAAAAACACCTCAGTTTATTATAGGCTCGCCTGATAAAGTGTTGAAGATTTTCGATTGCCACGGTAGAGAAATCTTCGATTTTTATTCCAACATCGATGAAGATAACGAGCCGTTTAATTTCAGAAACCACCATGATTGGACATCAACATTCCCACACGATGAAGATATAGAATTGGATCCATCAAAGGGAAGTACATTATCAGGAAGAACCAGAGGGTTGGGAGATGCACCACCTTCAGGAGACGATGATGTGTCGATGAAGAGTATAGATGAAACAActtcagcagcaacagGAGGAGCAGCAGGAGCAGGAACAGGAGcaacatcttcatcaacCTCTCGTGCCAATCTAACCAATGGAGACAATGCAATTGCCAATGAAAACCCATTTTACAGAATTAATGATCTTGCAGTTACACCCGATGGACGCATCCTTATAACAGCAAATAATGACCAACAATTACATTTCTTTAGCATCCCCGACCAATTCAATGAAGAATCAACCACAAGAAAGCTCGCCGAGATCAACTTGAAGGGCCGCTTAACCTCATGCTCGGTCTCGCAAAATGGCAAATACGTGCTTGTTAGCTCTGCACCAGATGAGTTGCAAATATGGGATATCTCGCCACTATACAATTACAAACCACCAATATTATATCGCAAGTATATTGGCCATAGTCAAAGCTCATACATTGTTCGCTCCTCATTTGGCTACTTGAATGAAGAAACCGGTGAAGAGGAATTGGTGTTGAGTGGAAGCGATGACGGGTTTGTCTACTTTTGGAAATTACACACGGGCCAACTCATAACAAGAATCAAAGCCCACGTAGACTTGTGCAATGCCGTCGATTGGAACTTGAGAGGTGTTTACACTAAAAATATAGATTACGGTAAACTATGGGGAAGTGTTGGCGACGACAAACTAGTCAAAATTTGGGGGTGTGACGAAAAAGCTAAAACTAAAGGGAATATCTAG